CTACGCCGCCCAGCAAACCGGACAGTTCGGGCCGGCACAACATTCATCCACCGAGCCTACCTAAACGAAGTTCAGCGTAGCTAATCTGCGGTCTATGGTTGTTATTACTGACCCTGCCGACTTTCCGGCCCTGGCCAATGCGGTAGTCACGAGCGGCACTTTCGACGGGGTGCACCGGGGGCATCAGCGCATTTTGGCGCGGCTGCGGCAGGTAGCCGATGCGGTGGGCGGGCAAGCCGTGGTAATTACCTACTGGCCGCACCCGCGCCTGGTGCTGGGCCCGCCGCCCTCGCACCCCGAGCTGCTGGAACTGCAATTGCTTAATACTCTGGACGAGCGCGTGGCCCGGCTGGCCGAGTTTGGCGTCGATTACCTGTTGGTGATGCCGTTTACCCGCGAGTTCGCCGAATGGACCTCCGAGCAGTACATCCAGGAATTACTGCTTAAAACGGTCGGCGCCAAACACCTGGTTATCGGCTACGACCACCGCTTCGGCAAAAACCGCGAGGGCGGCTTCGACTACCTCACCCGGCACGCCGCGCGCTACGGCTTCACCGTAGAAGAGATTCCGCGGCAGGACGTAGACGCGGTGGGCGTGAGCAGCACCCGCATTCGCAAAGCGCTGCGGGCCGGCGACGTGGCCACCGCCACCGCCTACCTGGGCTATTATTACCCCGTGACGGGCCTGGTAGTGACGGGCCAGCAGCTGGGCCGCACCATCGGCTACCCCACGGCCAACCTCGACGTGCCCGAAAAACTGAAGCTGGTGCCCGCGCAGGGCATTTACGCGGTGTGGGCCACTACAGCGGCGGGCACCCGGCACCCGGCCATGCTCAGCATCGGGGTGCGGCCCACCAT
The genomic region above belongs to Hymenobacter sp. BRD128 and contains:
- a CDS encoding bifunctional riboflavin kinase/FAD synthetase translates to MVVITDPADFPALANAVVTSGTFDGVHRGHQRILARLRQVADAVGGQAVVITYWPHPRLVLGPPPSHPELLELQLLNTLDERVARLAEFGVDYLLVMPFTREFAEWTSEQYIQELLLKTVGAKHLVIGYDHRFGKNREGGFDYLTRHAARYGFTVEEIPRQDVDAVGVSSTRIRKALRAGDVATATAYLGYYYPVTGLVVTGQQLGRTIGYPTANLDVPEKLKLVPAQGIYAVWATTAAGTRHPAMLSIGVRPTIGAGLAQTIEVNLLDFSGDLYGQLLTLEFVAWLRGEEKYDGLAALTAQLALDAQATRAALAV